In a single window of the Oscillatoria sp. FACHB-1407 genome:
- a CDS encoding hybrid sensor histidine kinase/response regulator, with protein MSKILVIEDETLLLESLLELLDAEGFEAIGAENGQIGIQLIQETLPDLVICDILMPELDGLSVLQQSREDATTALIPFIFLTAKGTWYEVRQGMNLGADDYLTKPFKQTDLLQAIAVRLSKREAIINLQEKIEQLEQANLLKEQFLETASDELRVPITNIKIAVQMLYEAPTRERQKQYFELLQAECNREINLLNNLLDLHKLETNTRPFRLESISFQKWIPTITEAFQKQLKTRQQTLQVTVSPYLPKLMFDGADLQSIVGELLNNACKYTAPQGNIVLEVYRNPLPPISGISSSPLTTIVVSNQAELSAEVIPQLFDQFYRVPGGDRWKQGGSGLGLALVKKLIERVGGTIHIISEGGWVHVHVYLPLQPSV; from the coding sequence ATGTCTAAAATCTTAGTCATCGAAGATGAAACTCTCTTACTGGAAAGCCTGCTTGAGCTGTTGGATGCAGAGGGATTTGAAGCGATCGGTGCAGAAAATGGGCAGATTGGTATTCAACTCATTCAAGAGACATTACCTGACCTGGTCATTTGTGATATTCTCATGCCCGAATTAGATGGGCTTTCAGTGCTGCAACAATCAAGAGAAGACGCTACAACAGCTCTGATTCCGTTCATTTTTTTAACGGCTAAAGGAACATGGTATGAAGTTCGGCAGGGCATGAATTTAGGGGCAGATGATTATTTAACGAAGCCTTTTAAGCAAACCGATCTATTGCAAGCGATCGCAGTGCGTCTCAGTAAACGAGAAGCGATTATAAACTTGCAAGAAAAAATTGAGCAATTAGAGCAAGCTAATTTGTTAAAGGAACAGTTTCTTGAAACAGCATCTGATGAACTACGAGTGCCTATTACAAATATCAAAATAGCGGTTCAAATGTTATATGAAGCTCCAACAAGAGAGCGGCAAAAACAATATTTTGAATTGTTGCAGGCAGAATGTAACCGTGAAATCAATCTACTCAATAACTTACTGGATCTGCATAAACTAGAGACTAATACACGTCCTTTTCGCTTAGAGTCAATCAGCTTCCAAAAATGGATTCCAACTATTACTGAAGCGTTCCAAAAGCAGTTAAAAACACGACAGCAAACTCTTCAAGTCACGGTTTCCCCTTACTTACCAAAATTAATGTTTGATGGGGCTGATCTACAGAGTATCGTCGGAGAACTGCTCAATAATGCCTGCAAGTATACAGCTCCTCAAGGCAACATTGTGTTAGAGGTGTATCGTAATCCTTTACCACCCATCTCTGGTATATCTTCTTCGCCACTAACAACAATCGTCGTGAGTAATCAAGCAGAGTTATCGGCTGAAGTCATTCCCCAACTCTTTGACCAATTTTATCGAGTGCCAGGGGGCGATCGCTGGAAACAAGGCGGAAGTGGGCTAGGACTGGCTCTGGTGAAAAAGCTAATCGAACGGGTGGGTGGCACCATTCACATCATCAGTGAAGGTGGTTGGGTACATGTTCACGTTTATCTGCCACTGCAACCTTCGGTGTAA
- a CDS encoding AAA-like domain-containing protein → MTIVMHEIPTVLVFTTHPTKVIPEQLGQELQAMSDRLKRSPSSPTLFEHRQALQPKDLIQALLEIKPQIVHLYAPLPSFESATHPTIPLLESTALANLFELFAETINCVVLTASQLETQIALLSRHINYVVGIDPAMGEEAATEFSLTFYNALLSGEAVESAYQLGCQTITSRGGLRFTQSGNSPVILPTLTTKSLQNPVPQAFVSQETSISFNSAAVCTSASDEVSQSEGNARFFISYRSQEPDCSLARQFYDTLKSAGHEVFMAAESIQLGDNWSQRIDQELEECDYFVLLLSPKSAVSEMVTEEVRRAKELHDASTTQKPAILPIRVNFPMNAALNYDLRGYLSRIQQREWRSPDDSPIILQEILNIVKGRAKGEGKTPGDDLVPSALAETRSQDPSGFEPFTYPCPIAEPELPGGQVDLASQFYVDRPPTETHCYETIVKSGALIRIKAPRQMGKTSLMSRILCHAEEQGCLTVPLSFQLADTAIFSELDKFLRWFCASIGRRLRLPNRIADYWDEIFGSKDNCTTYFEEYILTQTQAPVVLGLDEVDCVFQHPDIATDFFGLLRAWHEDAKTRSLWKKLRLIVVHSTEIYIPLNINQSPFNVGLPIELSEFTPEQVYNLAQRHGLPWNQTQVAQLMKMVGGHPYLVRVALYQLARQELTLEQLLLTAPTEAGPYSDHLRRHLWNLEQNPRMAAAMKQVVTSSKPGRLESVQAFQLHSMGLVHLQSNEVVPRCDLYRYYFRDRLHVTQ, encoded by the coding sequence ATGACGATTGTTATGCACGAAATACCAACAGTCTTGGTATTTACTACCCATCCTACAAAAGTGATTCCAGAACAACTGGGGCAGGAATTGCAAGCAATGAGCGATCGCCTCAAGCGATCGCCCTCCTCTCCTACCCTCTTTGAACACCGTCAAGCCCTCCAGCCCAAAGACCTGATTCAAGCCTTATTAGAAATCAAGCCCCAGATTGTTCACCTATACGCCCCTCTGCCCTCTTTTGAATCTGCTACCCATCCCACAATCCCCCTTTTGGAAAGCACCGCACTCGCCAACCTGTTTGAGTTGTTTGCCGAAACAATTAACTGTGTTGTGTTGACAGCAAGCCAGCTTGAGACGCAAATAGCACTGCTCAGTCGTCATATTAATTATGTCGTGGGCATTGACCCAGCCATGGGAGAAGAGGCTGCCACTGAGTTTTCGCTGACGTTTTACAACGCTCTTTTATCGGGTGAAGCGGTTGAGAGTGCCTATCAGTTGGGATGCCAGACGATAACCTCACGAGGGGGGCTTCGCTTTACCCAATCCGGCAACAGCCCTGTCATCCTGCCGACTTTAACGACCAAATCCTTACAAAATCCGGTTCCTCAAGCGTTCGTCTCTCAAGAGACATCCATTTCCTTCAACTCAGCAGCTGTGTGTACCTCTGCATCCGATGAGGTTTCTCAGTCAGAAGGAAACGCTCGTTTTTTCATTAGCTACCGTAGCCAGGAGCCTGATTGCAGTTTGGCACGACAGTTTTACGACACGCTCAAGTCTGCCGGACATGAGGTTTTTATGGCGGCAGAGAGTATTCAATTAGGAGATAACTGGTCACAGCGAATTGATCAGGAGCTAGAAGAGTGCGATTACTTTGTCTTGTTGTTGTCGCCTAAATCGGCGGTTAGCGAGATGGTGACCGAAGAGGTTCGTCGTGCCAAAGAGTTACATGATGCCAGCACCACTCAAAAACCTGCTATTCTGCCGATTCGGGTTAATTTCCCGATGAATGCTGCCCTCAACTATGATTTGCGGGGCTACTTAAGCCGAATTCAGCAACGCGAGTGGCGATCGCCCGATGATAGCCCTATTATTCTTCAAGAGATTCTTAACATCGTCAAAGGACGTGCAAAAGGAGAAGGTAAAACTCCAGGAGACGACCTTGTCCCTTCTGCTTTAGCCGAGACTCGCTCTCAAGATCCGTCGGGCTTTGAGCCGTTCACCTACCCATGTCCAATCGCCGAACCTGAGCTTCCGGGGGGACAAGTAGACCTTGCCTCCCAGTTTTATGTCGATCGCCCACCTACAGAAACTCATTGTTATGAAACCATCGTTAAATCGGGTGCCCTGATTCGCATCAAAGCCCCCCGACAGATGGGAAAGACATCGCTCATGTCTCGGATCTTGTGCCATGCGGAGGAGCAAGGATGCCTGACAGTTCCCCTCAGCTTTCAACTGGCAGACACTGCAATTTTTAGTGAGCTAGATAAATTTTTGCGGTGGTTTTGTGCCAGCATTGGGCGACGATTGCGGCTTCCTAATCGCATTGCAGACTATTGGGATGAAATTTTTGGGAGTAAAGATAATTGCACCACTTATTTTGAGGAATACATTTTGACTCAAACTCAGGCACCCGTTGTGCTGGGGTTAGATGAAGTTGATTGTGTCTTTCAACATCCAGACATTGCAACAGATTTTTTTGGGCTTTTGCGAGCATGGCATGAGGATGCTAAAACTCGCAGCCTCTGGAAGAAGCTGCGGCTGATTGTCGTGCATTCCACTGAAATCTACATTCCTCTCAATATCAATCAGTCTCCATTCAATGTTGGCTTACCGATTGAATTATCTGAATTTACTCCGGAGCAGGTTTACAATTTGGCTCAACGCCATGGGCTTCCCTGGAACCAAACTCAGGTCGCTCAGTTGATGAAAATGGTCGGTGGACATCCCTATCTGGTGCGAGTCGCTCTCTACCAGCTTGCCCGCCAGGAGTTAACCCTTGAGCAACTGCTGTTAACTGCCCCCACTGAAGCCGGACCCTATAGCGACCATTTGCGACGACACCTGTGGAATTTAGAACAAAACCCAAGAATGGCAGCAGCCATGAAACAGGTGGTCACCTCTTCTAAACCAGGGCGATTGGAGTCAGTACAGGCTTTTCAACTGCACAGCATGGGCCTGGTACATCTACAAAGTAATGAGGTCGTACCACGCTGCGATCTCTATCGCTACTATTTTCGCGATCGCCTCCACGTCACTCAATAA
- a CDS encoding DUF6464 family protein, which produces MLEALLIVVVGLTPSLFSVWVMRQTDARTQARLRLALNSVNRRGLPRLRLSPDHQYIDGVGYMIGDITCRFNARSSYVRCAVNPIGPCEGCSAYESRSWDDQSMAVEE; this is translated from the coding sequence GTGTTAGAAGCACTTCTAATCGTCGTTGTTGGCTTAACCCCTTCGCTATTTTCAGTCTGGGTCATGCGGCAGACCGATGCCAGGACTCAAGCCCGACTCCGTCTTGCCCTCAATTCAGTGAACCGCAGAGGCTTACCAAGACTTCGCCTCTCACCCGACCACCAATACATTGATGGGGTTGGATACATGATCGGAGATATAACTTGTCGCTTTAACGCTCGATCAAGCTACGTCCGCTGTGCGGTCAATCCAATCGGTCCTTGTGAGGGCTGCTCTGCCTACGAAAGCCGCTCTTGGGATGATCAATCCATGGCGGTTGAAGAATAA
- a CDS encoding hybrid sensor histidine kinase/response regulator, with translation MQKILVIEDEADLREIIIEILELKGFEAIAAENGETGIELAQTELPDLIVCDIMMPELDGYTVLSQLRQLPSTAMIPFIFLTAKGTVDDFRAGMRLGADDYLTKPFRHTELIDAITTRLARQSTIQNFQRELVQQLQQKVDELQQENSIKEDFLSTASHELRSPMTNIRLAIQMLQTMPQNTQQQRYIDLLQTECGREIDLLNDLLDLQQLESNFTPPAVGEINLHDFITSVAQSFEERMIERQQTFQVSINSDISSISFNASDLRRILSELLHNACKYTAPHHNITLSVQGNDPIQIVVSNEAEIPAQDLPYLFDRFYRVRSLDRWQQGGTGLGLALIKRLVERAGGTIQVTSSDGWTRFCVEIPIL, from the coding sequence ATGCAAAAAATTCTTGTGATTGAAGATGAGGCAGATCTTCGAGAAATCATCATTGAAATTTTAGAGTTGAAGGGTTTTGAGGCGATCGCCGCAGAGAATGGCGAGACAGGCATCGAGTTAGCTCAGACCGAGCTTCCTGACCTGATTGTTTGCGACATCATGATGCCCGAATTAGATGGATATACGGTTCTATCTCAGCTAAGGCAACTCCCCTCTACTGCCATGATTCCTTTCATTTTTCTTACAGCAAAAGGTACGGTAGATGATTTTCGGGCAGGGATGCGATTGGGAGCAGACGACTATCTCACTAAACCGTTCCGCCATACCGAACTGATAGACGCAATCACAACCCGCCTGGCAAGACAATCAACCATTCAAAACTTTCAGCGAGAACTCGTTCAACAACTCCAACAAAAAGTGGACGAATTGCAGCAGGAAAACTCAATTAAAGAAGATTTTTTGAGTACAGCGTCTCACGAATTGCGGAGTCCAATGACCAATATCAGGCTGGCAATTCAAATGCTACAAACCATGCCTCAAAATACACAACAACAGCGATATATTGATTTACTGCAAACAGAATGTGGTCGAGAAATTGATTTGTTGAATGATTTGTTGGATCTTCAGCAATTAGAATCAAATTTCACGCCACCAGCCGTCGGAGAAATTAATTTACACGATTTCATTACAAGTGTTGCTCAGTCATTTGAAGAGCGAATGATCGAGCGACAACAAACCTTTCAAGTTAGCATCAACTCTGATATCTCTTCTATCTCTTTCAACGCTTCTGATCTACGCCGAATCTTGAGCGAGTTGCTGCACAATGCCTGTAAATACACAGCACCTCATCACAACATTACGTTGAGCGTACAGGGTAACGATCCAATTCAAATTGTGGTGAGTAATGAGGCAGAAATTCCAGCACAGGATCTCCCCTACTTATTCGATCGGTTCTACCGAGTTCGCAGCCTCGATCGCTGGCAGCAGGGGGGTACGGGTTTGGGATTAGCCCTCATTAAACGACTGGTTGAGCGCGCCGGAGGAACGATCCAGGTAACCAGTAGTGATGGATGGACACGATTTTGTGTTGAAATACCTATCCTATAG
- a CDS encoding deoxycytidylate deaminase — MQSVPHNSDSRRPSWDEYFLMLAKLAATRSTCLAFPVGSVIVKNKQVLATGYNGPPSGSAHCVAQGYCYPGLSSCDASRDLPSRAVHAEANAIAQAAKHGISTHGASIYVTLEPCLYCLKLIISAGIHDVFYETPFMGEKSATVRDSFVLENLIHLKQIQLSQEIAERAAASLLKSTSVVDLNRNDVLRTQT; from the coding sequence ATGCAATCTGTACCGCACAATTCAGATTCCAGAAGACCCTCCTGGGATGAATATTTTTTGATGCTCGCTAAATTGGCGGCGACTCGGTCTACTTGTCTGGCTTTCCCGGTTGGGTCGGTAATCGTTAAAAACAAGCAGGTATTAGCAACGGGTTATAACGGCCCACCATCGGGGTCAGCGCACTGCGTGGCTCAGGGCTACTGTTATCCTGGGTTAAGCAGTTGTGATGCCAGTCGCGATCTGCCGTCGCGTGCGGTTCATGCTGAGGCAAATGCGATCGCCCAGGCCGCGAAACATGGTATCTCGACTCACGGAGCCAGCATTTATGTGACGCTAGAGCCGTGTTTGTACTGTTTGAAGCTGATTATTTCTGCCGGAATTCACGACGTTTTCTATGAAACCCCTTTCATGGGTGAAAAGAGCGCAACGGTGCGAGATTCGTTTGTCCTGGAGAATTTGATCCATCTTAAGCAGATTCAGCTTTCACAGGAGATTGCTGAACGGGCTGCTGCATCACTCCTGAAGTCAACCTCGGTCGTTGACCTGAATCGTAATGATGTACTGCGGACGCAAACATAA
- a CDS encoding Npun_R1517 family heterocyst differentiation transcriptional regulator produces the protein MKSSSLEHQPINSEVGVYDCEIHLKFRLIEEKGALRDRDQLLEMLLDAFACGSDEYLEPVQVQVEAQEISEMDASPQMRRQLIRLRNSRDLA, from the coding sequence ATGAAATCCAGTTCTTTAGAGCATCAACCTATTAATTCTGAAGTCGGTGTTTACGATTGTGAAATTCACCTCAAATTCAGGCTGATTGAAGAAAAAGGTGCCCTGCGCGATCGCGACCAACTGTTAGAGATGCTGCTTGATGCCTTCGCCTGTGGGTCTGATGAGTACCTAGAGCCTGTCCAGGTTCAGGTTGAGGCACAGGAAATTTCTGAGATGGATGCTTCGCCACAAATGCGTCGCCAGTTGATTCGTCTACGCAACTCCAGAGACTTGGCTTAG
- a CDS encoding tetratricopeptide repeat-containing protein, translating into MSQSAPQNTATAGLLAAHHFHRQLRSSAESMRQRDRWLQGGLVTLGVLAVSVALIPCVAQPLGNAEQLLHMSQIGLVLVGLSFVVLVALSNRLQLNQGWLMLTSGAVSVDRSIYLYRTLLQCMPDRDRWLNQQLTTIQQQLQERLGGNWLVHWSDAEPQPDDDTQDLLADGYLRYRLVPQLEQATGHLTELSAAHNRYQIAAILCAGLVVLLPILNSGWLGWSAIAANLSLGVILWLRTTSLQRQIETYSQLIGGLTLLQNHWQSLSEYSVQAFFRLVIAAETLIEVPHRQMGDQIRETLNLLREDQSNYIQSLLGQPIPPALEQRFRRTMPVAVVAETLPAEESTTVATSTVIESETTVDSTVIENAPDTLSDPQTNGKSKQTALAIVPPPTPAPAPPPSVKRGRPHAFVVMPFGRKQGPDGRWIDFNSIYYTLIKPALEEAGLEPFRADEEASSGDILSDMFQELLLADLVVADLSIDNANVFYELGIRHALRRRGVVHIQAGRAYMPFDIFNVRTLPYHCDESGCPDPTFMEKDKLALVKMIRATWESDRTRIHSPIFNLLTGLLEPDRKSLRTPQAIGYWQEYKTLQDRIAIAQRQKRIGDVVLLSEEVSNPLIKEDIITEAGKALTSMGHSALALKQYRQGLAINPDNINFRCAEAFHLNRLGQADEAIVKLEKVMEDVPNCVDATTKLARIYKDLWKKTWIDITDEAKRIHTAYEYSFVLQKSIENYLRGYRLDQNEYYSGINALTLTALLDHLASLAETTSGDADEMNYRSKLPILKGSIQFCLESSLQRSPNDYWAALSLGDLAVCAAETPQQVATAYRKALAILWNNKYTLQTTLDQLNLMKLLKFRPEHVQAGIAVLQAELRRMESQEQSFVGIDEEETTKPVQVFLFTGHMIDREGRPKPRFPAKMEPEATKRINDVLDRLNADESCLAIAPGLACGGDILFVEACLRRNIHAHIYLPFESAEFIKSSVSFAGDDWVDRFYKVLNHPNVTLHLQPDRLGPVPIGDDPYRRNNRWALYSTLMHDIRNVRLIALWNGQGGDGVGGTEDMVQQVRQLGGIVEHIDTTKFDYWQSQNSAMGQIYSKLESSI; encoded by the coding sequence ATGAGTCAGAGTGCTCCACAGAATACCGCTACCGCAGGTCTGTTGGCGGCTCACCATTTTCATCGGCAACTGCGATCGAGCGCAGAGAGTATGAGACAGCGCGATCGCTGGTTGCAAGGGGGCTTAGTCACGCTTGGCGTTTTAGCTGTCTCTGTAGCCCTCATCCCTTGTGTTGCTCAACCCTTGGGAAACGCTGAACAGCTACTCCACATGAGCCAGATTGGTCTGGTGTTGGTGGGACTCTCTTTTGTGGTGCTGGTTGCCCTCTCCAATCGGCTACAACTCAATCAAGGTTGGCTGATGTTGACATCTGGAGCCGTATCGGTAGATCGCTCAATCTACCTCTATCGCACCTTGCTGCAATGTATGCCTGACCGCGATCGCTGGTTGAATCAACAACTCACGACCATTCAGCAACAACTTCAAGAACGGTTGGGGGGCAACTGGTTGGTGCATTGGAGCGACGCAGAGCCACAACCGGACGATGACACCCAGGACTTGTTAGCGGATGGGTATCTCCGATATCGCCTGGTGCCTCAACTCGAACAAGCCACCGGGCACCTGACAGAACTCTCTGCCGCCCACAATCGCTATCAAATCGCTGCTATTCTTTGTGCCGGCTTGGTGGTGTTGTTGCCTATTCTCAATTCAGGATGGTTGGGATGGAGTGCGATCGCCGCTAACCTGAGTTTGGGCGTGATCTTGTGGTTGAGAACTACCTCACTGCAACGGCAGATTGAAACCTACAGCCAACTCATCGGGGGATTAACGCTGTTGCAAAATCACTGGCAGAGTCTGTCAGAATATAGCGTTCAAGCCTTTTTCCGGTTAGTCATTGCGGCGGAAACTCTGATTGAGGTGCCGCATCGGCAGATGGGTGATCAGATTCGTGAAACGCTGAATCTGTTGCGAGAAGACCAATCCAACTACATTCAATCCCTTTTGGGGCAACCCATCCCTCCTGCTCTGGAACAGCGATTCCGCAGAACCATGCCTGTAGCAGTGGTAGCGGAGACGCTCCCTGCTGAGGAATCGACGACGGTTGCTACTAGCACGGTCATTGAGTCAGAGACGACTGTAGACAGCACGGTGATCGAAAATGCTCCTGACACTCTCTCAGACCCTCAAACCAATGGCAAATCTAAACAAACGGCGTTAGCAATCGTCCCTCCTCCAACTCCTGCCCCTGCTCCACCCCCATCCGTAAAACGAGGACGACCCCATGCGTTTGTCGTTATGCCCTTTGGGCGCAAGCAAGGACCTGACGGTCGCTGGATCGACTTCAACAGCATCTACTACACGTTGATTAAACCTGCTCTGGAAGAAGCGGGTCTGGAGCCATTTCGAGCCGATGAAGAAGCCTCCAGTGGTGACATCTTGAGTGACATGTTTCAGGAGTTATTGCTGGCGGATCTGGTGGTCGCTGACTTAAGCATTGACAACGCCAATGTCTTTTATGAACTGGGGATTCGCCATGCGCTGCGACGGCGCGGGGTAGTTCATATTCAGGCTGGGCGAGCCTATATGCCGTTTGATATTTTTAACGTGCGGACGCTGCCCTATCACTGTGATGAGTCTGGGTGCCCTGATCCGACTTTTATGGAAAAAGATAAATTAGCTCTAGTCAAAATGATTCGGGCAACCTGGGAGTCTGACCGCACTCGAATTCACAGCCCCATCTTTAACCTACTGACCGGCTTGCTAGAACCCGACCGCAAGAGCCTACGAACTCCTCAAGCGATCGGCTATTGGCAAGAATACAAAACATTGCAAGACAGAATTGCGATCGCCCAACGGCAAAAACGAATTGGTGATGTCGTGTTGTTGTCCGAAGAGGTCAGCAACCCACTCATTAAAGAAGACATTATTACGGAGGCAGGTAAAGCACTCACCAGTATGGGGCACTCTGCCCTGGCACTCAAGCAATATCGGCAAGGGTTAGCTATCAATCCTGACAACATCAACTTCCGCTGTGCTGAAGCCTTTCATCTCAACCGCTTGGGTCAAGCTGACGAGGCGATCGTCAAGTTGGAAAAAGTCATGGAAGATGTACCCAACTGTGTTGATGCCACGACAAAATTGGCTCGCATTTACAAAGATCTGTGGAAGAAGACGTGGATTGACATAACTGATGAGGCGAAGCGGATTCATACCGCCTATGAATATTCCTTTGTGTTGCAAAAGTCGATTGAGAATTACCTGCGGGGCTATCGCCTTGATCAAAACGAATACTACTCTGGCATCAATGCTCTGACCCTCACGGCTCTCCTCGATCACCTGGCTAGCCTTGCTGAGACAACCAGTGGTGACGCAGATGAGATGAACTATCGGAGTAAGTTACCGATTCTAAAAGGTTCTATTCAATTTTGCTTGGAAAGTAGTTTGCAGCGATCGCCCAACGATTATTGGGCAGCCCTGTCTCTGGGTGACCTGGCAGTCTGTGCCGCAGAAACCCCCCAACAAGTCGCAACCGCTTATCGCAAAGCTCTGGCTATCCTGTGGAACAACAAATACACACTGCAAACTACCCTCGACCAACTCAATCTCATGAAGCTGCTCAAGTTCCGTCCAGAGCATGTGCAGGCGGGCATCGCCGTCCTACAAGCCGAACTGCGACGGATGGAGAGCCAGGAACAGAGCTTTGTAGGGATTGATGAAGAAGAAACCACAAAACCAGTCCAGGTATTCCTCTTTACAGGACATATGATCGATCGGGAGGGACGACCCAAACCTCGATTTCCTGCCAAGATGGAGCCAGAGGCAACCAAGCGGATCAACGATGTGTTGGATAGGCTCAATGCTGACGAAAGTTGTCTGGCGATCGCCCCTGGTCTGGCGTGTGGCGGCGATATCCTGTTTGTCGAAGCCTGTCTCCGACGCAATATTCATGCCCACATTTATCTGCCGTTTGAATCCGCTGAATTCATCAAAAGTTCGGTGAGTTTTGCTGGCGATGATTGGGTCGATCGCTTCTATAAAGTGTTAAATCATCCCAACGTCACCTTACATCTGCAACCCGATCGCTTAGGTCCAGTGCCGATTGGAGATGATCCCTATCGCCGTAATAACCGTTGGGCATTGTATTCAACGTTGATGCATGATATCAGGAACGTTAGGCTGATTGCCCTGTGGAATGGTCAGGGCGGCGATGGTGTCGGTGGTACAGAGGATATGGTGCAACAGGTGCGGCAATTGGGTGGCATCGTGGAGCACATAGATACAACAAAATTTGATTATTGGCAGTCGCAAAATTCAGCGATGGGGCAAATTTACAGTAAGCTAGAGAGCTCCATCTAA
- a CDS encoding AAA-like domain-containing protein, which translates to MKAELLLADGDLFQVGGSLSAAATTYVKRQADQGLFEGLKTGEFCYVLNSRQMGKSSLRVRTMQRLQEEGVACGVVDLTKIGSQHIAPDQWYAGIARSLVSSFNLTEQVNLRSWWRDRDHFSPIQRLSEFIEEVLLTEITGDIVIFLDEIDSVLGLNFSVSDFFALIRDCYNQRADKPKYQRLTFCLLGVTTPTDLVRDKKRTPFNVGRAIQLKGFCLEEAQPLIQGLMHQVNRPEAVLEAVLAWTGGQPFLTQKLCQLIVKSANSISRGLEVEAIAQIVHTQIIKNWESQDEPEHLRTIRDRLTSNPRRASRLLGLYQQILIQGSIPVDNSPHQVKLRLSGLVVEHQGMLKVYNRIYESVFNQSWVDRTLRQCKQAHHHLLIIKDDLGQRKYILDAPVYLIGRSPECDIRISSPYVSRHHATLVEFVNAENTYQYHITDGSLEGKPSANGMLINGYKTQCHQLQDEDSISLGPQVEIIYRRTLGLSLEESESTLDNQTVSNEFDDEEEEKETKLD; encoded by the coding sequence ATGAAGGCGGAGTTACTCTTAGCAGACGGAGATTTATTTCAAGTTGGTGGTAGTTTATCTGCGGCAGCTACAACCTATGTCAAACGACAAGCCGACCAGGGCTTATTTGAAGGATTAAAAACAGGAGAATTTTGCTATGTTTTAAACTCGCGTCAAATGGGTAAGTCCAGCCTTCGTGTCAGAACGATGCAGCGATTGCAGGAGGAGGGAGTTGCCTGTGGAGTTGTGGATCTCACAAAAATTGGGAGTCAACACATTGCTCCTGACCAGTGGTATGCCGGAATCGCCCGCAGTCTAGTCAGCAGTTTTAACCTGACTGAACAAGTTAATCTGCGGAGTTGGTGGCGCGATCGCGATCATTTTTCCCCAATTCAACGCCTCAGCGAATTCATCGAAGAGGTGTTGCTCACTGAAATCACAGGCGACATCGTTATCTTCCTGGATGAAATTGATAGTGTGCTGGGTTTAAATTTCTCAGTCAGTGATTTCTTTGCCCTGATTCGAGATTGCTACAACCAGCGGGCTGACAAACCCAAGTACCAGCGGCTCACGTTTTGCCTGCTAGGGGTGACAACCCCAACCGATCTGGTACGAGATAAGAAGCGAACTCCCTTTAATGTGGGTCGAGCGATTCAGCTTAAAGGGTTTTGTCTAGAAGAGGCGCAACCGCTCATTCAAGGTTTGATGCATCAAGTCAACCGCCCAGAAGCAGTGCTTGAGGCTGTCCTTGCCTGGACTGGTGGACAACCGTTTCTCACGCAAAAGTTGTGCCAGTTGATTGTTAAGTCAGCCAACTCTATCTCCAGGGGGCTTGAGGTTGAGGCGATCGCCCAGATTGTGCATACACAGATTATTAAGAATTGGGAGTCCCAGGATGAACCAGAACACTTGAGAACCATTCGCGATCGCCTGACAAGTAACCCCAGGCGAGCCAGTCGTCTGTTAGGGTTGTACCAACAAATTTTGATTCAAGGCAGCATCCCTGTAGACAACAGCCCGCATCAGGTCAAACTGCGCTTGTCAGGACTGGTGGTTGAGCACCAGGGGATGCTCAAGGTTTACAACCGCATCTATGAATCCGTTTTCAATCAGAGTTGGGTCGATCGCACACTGCGCCAATGCAAGCAGGCGCATCACCACCTGCTGATTATTAAGGATGATCTCGGACAACGAAAGTATATTTTGGATGCTCCGGTCTATTTAATTGGGCGATCGCCTGAGTGTGACATTCGGATTTCATCCCCCTATGTCTCACGACATCACGCCACCCTAGTCGAATTCGTCAACGCAGAAAATACCTATCAGTACCACATTACTGATGGCAGTCTGGAGGGCAAGCCCAGTGCAAATGGGATGTTGATCAATGGCTATAAAACACAATGTCATCAACTCCAGGATGAGGATTCGATTTCCCTGGGTCCCCAGGTAGAAATCATCTATCGACGTACTCTCGGACTGTCGCTAGAAGAGTCTGAGAGCACACTTGATAACCAAACAGTGTCGAACGAATTTGATGATGAGGAGGAAGAGAAGGAGACTAAACTGGATTAA